A genomic stretch from Fibrobacter sp. UWB13 includes:
- a CDS encoding Fur family transcriptional regulator, whose translation MQDTASILKDHGIRPSLQRVCVYHYLRGVKTHPTVDEIYMALLPKYPSLSRTTVYNTLELLLENDLAISLDFGDGFLRYDADCSPHSHFKCRKCGKVYDIFIAPPDCTQMIPSGFTLQGTSLYMFGLCDKCAVGEGGLN comes from the coding sequence ATGCAGGATACAGCAAGCATACTCAAGGATCACGGCATAAGGCCTTCGCTGCAGAGGGTTTGTGTCTACCATTACCTGCGGGGAGTCAAGACGCACCCGACGGTCGATGAAATCTATATGGCGCTTTTGCCAAAATACCCGTCGCTTTCGCGCACGACGGTCTACAATACATTGGAACTGTTGCTCGAAAATGACTTGGCGATTTCGCTGGATTTTGGCGACGGCTTCTTGCGCTACGATGCGGACTGCTCTCCGCATAGCCATTTCAAGTGCAGAAAATGCGGCAAGGTCTATGATATCTTTATAGCGCCGCCAGATTGCACACAGATGATTCCCTCCGGATTTACCTTGCAGGGAACTTCGCTCTATATGTTTGGACTGTGCGACAAGTGCGCGGTCGGAGAAGGCGGATTAAACTAG
- a CDS encoding NADH peroxidase, whose amino-acid sequence MKVWVCKVCGYVHMGPEAPEECPQCHAPKSKFFEKVETPAAGKIVWADEHKVGVAQGLDAEVVQGLRENFAGECTEVGMYLAMSRQADREGFPEVAEAYKRIAFEEAEHAAKFAELLGEVVYADTKKNLELRVAAEAGATEGKLALAKRAKELGYDAIHDTVHEMCKDEARHGSAFQGLLGRYFK is encoded by the coding sequence ATGAAGGTCTGGGTTTGCAAAGTTTGCGGTTACGTTCACATGGGTCCGGAAGCTCCGGAAGAATGCCCGCAGTGCCACGCTCCGAAGAGCAAGTTCTTCGAAAAGGTGGAAACGCCTGCTGCAGGGAAGATTGTCTGGGCTGACGAACACAAGGTCGGTGTCGCTCAGGGCTTGGATGCCGAAGTGGTGCAGGGCCTCCGTGAAAATTTCGCGGGTGAATGTACCGAAGTGGGCATGTACCTTGCGATGAGCCGTCAGGCGGACCGCGAAGGATTCCCGGAAGTGGCTGAAGCTTACAAGCGCATCGCTTTCGAAGAAGCTGAACATGCTGCCAAGTTTGCAGAACTCTTGGGCGAAGTCGTCTATGCCGACACCAAGAAGAACCTGGAACTTCGCGTTGCTGCCGAAGCGGGAGCAACTGAAGGCAAGCTTGCTCTTGCAAAGCGCGCCAAGGAACTCGGTTACGATGCTATCCATGACACTGTTCATGAAATGTGTAAGGACGAGGCCCGTCACGGCTCTGCTTTCCAGGGCTTGCTCGGTCGCTACTTCAAGTAA
- a CDS encoding tetraacyldisaccharide 4'-kinase, which produces MIYTTKPFRLAAAAIYRIAYKLHHKLFLRPQPPIKTPVIIVGSYLAGGAGKTPFTIWLAKRLQEQGKKVAILCHSAAWDEFIMMQQELDNVFATKNRYKTAKEIQDKFDIILCDDGFEDSRFTGAHYICLDWQEPPTSWKSLLPSGPFRSLKQDHDERQITHLRCFDSFIQAPDIQFAIKSITNYIPGKPFTATIICGLGSPNRFIDDIRSFATPCGIQINKIITRSDHDKHFPVVVQAELSQDHDIIISQKDACRLPQTVLNHAKLHIAIQKIEVSPKVQGLVATVTT; this is translated from the coding sequence ATGATATACACAACGAAGCCTTTCCGTCTTGCAGCAGCCGCAATCTACCGGATTGCGTACAAGCTACACCACAAATTATTTTTGCGGCCACAACCGCCCATTAAGACTCCCGTCATCATCGTCGGGAGTTACCTAGCAGGCGGTGCCGGAAAGACTCCGTTCACCATCTGGCTTGCAAAGCGTCTTCAAGAACAAGGTAAAAAAGTCGCGATTCTTTGCCACAGCGCCGCATGGGACGAATTCATCATGATGCAGCAGGAACTCGACAACGTATTCGCGACCAAGAACCGCTACAAGACCGCCAAGGAAATTCAGGACAAATTCGATATTATCCTTTGCGACGACGGCTTTGAAGACTCGCGTTTTACAGGCGCCCACTACATCTGTCTCGACTGGCAAGAACCACCAACATCATGGAAAAGCCTTTTGCCAAGCGGCCCTTTTCGCAGCCTAAAACAAGACCACGACGAACGCCAAATCACCCATCTCCGTTGTTTCGATTCATTCATCCAAGCACCCGACATCCAGTTCGCCATTAAATCCATAACAAATTACATTCCGGGTAAGCCATTCACCGCCACCATCATTTGCGGACTCGGATCCCCCAACCGCTTTATCGACGACATCCGCTCATTTGCAACGCCCTGCGGTATCCAAATCAACAAAATAATTACACGTTCCGACCACGACAAACACTTCCCAGTAGTCGTTCAAGCAGAGCTTTCGCAAGACCACGATATTATTATTTCTCAGAAAGACGCCTGCCGTCTGCCACAAACAGTCCTCAACCACGCCAAGCTCCACATCGCAATCCAAAAAATCGAAGTTTCCCCAAAAGTTCAAGGATTGGTTGCCACAGTAACCACCTAA
- a CDS encoding NADH-quinone oxidoreductase subunit A has product MSNVEIFDTTFAMTILVIMALCIPTVLLVANWVLHPGKIKHTLIKGSAYECGLAHVSGTANERYPVKYYMVAMLFLVFDLEVAFIYPWTIQFLAGGWELLFILLGFLLILEAGYIYLLKKGVLDWNSVKD; this is encoded by the coding sequence ATGAGCAATGTTGAAATTTTCGACACCACCTTCGCCATGACGATCCTTGTGATCATGGCTCTCTGCATCCCCACAGTTCTTCTCGTCGCCAACTGGGTTTTGCACCCGGGCAAGATCAAGCATACCCTTATTAAGGGTTCTGCTTACGAATGTGGCCTTGCTCACGTTTCCGGTACGGCAAACGAGCGCTATCCGGTAAAATATTACATGGTGGCTATGCTCTTCTTGGTGTTTGACCTCGAAGTCGCCTTTATTTATCCCTGGACCATCCAGTTCCTCGCTGGCGGCTGGGAATTGCTGTTCATCCTCCTTGGCTTCCTCCTGATTCTCGAAGCCGGTTACATCTACCTCTTGAAGAAGGGTGTGTTGGACTGGAACAGCGTTAAGGACTAA
- a CDS encoding FISUMP domain-containing protein has translation MKKNLLSFVIVGASTLFFGCSDDPSPMAPPVSITSSSSVVSPTSSSISNPGDSTIVIGVRDTTEKHQTVTVPSQSSVQHPDMVDESQTYCIWTAGCEATVKPPSSSSKATPVAKSSSSNNGITIDTPENKEPVVQGLQMTDTRDNQTYTLIQVGTKLWMAQDINYAIANSECYNESDANCATNGRLYTFNGAQKACPTGWRLPSREEAQTAINNEAMPWSYSGRCKDGDCNFMGDMGFHWTSGTPESGDKKFDENGGTNGALIIVEKSPEYVKDKEGEDRLFFQVDSKTKRFSVRCVQD, from the coding sequence ATGAAGAAAAATCTCCTTTCTTTCGTTATTGTAGGGGCCTCCACCCTCTTTTTCGGCTGTTCGGACGATCCAAGTCCAATGGCACCTCCTGTCTCCATCACTAGTTCTTCCTCTGTCGTTTCGCCAACATCGTCCTCCATTTCCAATCCGGGAGATTCTACGATTGTCATCGGCGTCAGAGACACAACTGAAAAGCACCAGACAGTAACCGTTCCCAGTCAATCGAGCGTCCAGCACCCTGACATGGTGGACGAAAGCCAGACGTACTGCATCTGGACCGCAGGTTGCGAAGCTACGGTGAAGCCGCCTTCATCCTCCTCCAAGGCAACACCGGTTGCAAAGAGTTCCTCCAGCAATAACGGCATTACCATCGACACGCCCGAAAACAAGGAACCCGTCGTCCAAGGTCTCCAGATGACCGACACGCGTGACAACCAGACTTACACCCTTATTCAAGTTGGCACAAAGCTCTGGATGGCACAGGACATCAATTACGCTATCGCCAACAGCGAATGCTACAACGAATCCGACGCCAACTGCGCAACAAACGGAAGACTTTACACATTCAACGGCGCCCAGAAGGCATGCCCGACCGGTTGGCGCCTTCCGAGCCGCGAAGAAGCTCAAACAGCTATTAACAACGAAGCTATGCCTTGGAGCTATAGCGGACGCTGCAAGGACGGCGACTGCAACTTCATGGGTGACATGGGCTTCCACTGGACATCCGGAACTCCGGAATCCGGCGACAAGAAATTCGACGAAAACGGCGGAACAAACGGAGCACTCATCATCGTGGAGAAATCTCCCGAATATGTCAAGGACAAGGAAGGCGAAGATAGATTGTTCTTCCAGGTCGACTCCAAGACAAAGCGCTTCAGCGTCCGCTGCGTCCAGGATTAA
- a CDS encoding ABC-F family ATP-binding cassette domain-containing protein, with protein MIQIQNVSKSFGMQVLLDGASMLVADHERVGLVGRNGCGKSTLFKMILGQECLDGGNIDIPKGYTIGYLQQHIKFTHPTVHEEACSVLKVNEDGWLEEHKVEAILFGLGFDEESMQKDPMLLSGGFQIRLNLAKVLASEPDMLLLDEPTNYLDIVSMRWLSRFLRMWKGEVLLITHDHHFMDEVCTHTVGIHRHKMRKVKGTVEKLRETIAEEEEVAMRTQENEQRKKEQLEKVIERFRYKAAKAAMVQSKIKAAAKLATGERLTHERNLDFNFKNAEFPGKRMLQIHGLHFAYKNENGYGPELISDLEMEVFKGDRIAIIGPNGRGKTTLLNLIAKEFEPTQGSINYNPNLKINYFGQTNINRLNLENTVEEEIASAIADVSQKSRARSLAGVMMFSGDTAMKKVKVLSGGERSRVLLGKILANESNMLLLDEPTNHLDMESIESLIDALEDYDGTALVVTHDEELLHAFATRLIVFDGGKCRIFEGTYADFLEKVGWASEKKPGGANSANIKVSNIDVTDDKPVSSTPRTKEDRRARADYIAERSKVIKPLEKETARLEAEIAKAEAIGGELEAKLVAASESGDGNAITSIAKDMDENKKLTEELYAAWEKASAELEAAKDKYKLD; from the coding sequence CGCTAGCATGCTCGTTGCCGACCATGAACGTGTCGGTCTTGTAGGTCGCAACGGTTGCGGCAAATCGACCCTTTTCAAGATGATTCTCGGGCAGGAATGTCTCGATGGCGGTAACATCGACATCCCGAAGGGCTATACGATTGGCTATTTGCAACAGCACATCAAGTTCACGCACCCGACGGTTCACGAAGAAGCGTGTAGCGTGCTCAAGGTGAATGAGGACGGCTGGCTCGAAGAACACAAGGTCGAGGCGATTCTCTTTGGTCTTGGCTTTGACGAAGAGAGCATGCAGAAAGACCCGATGCTTTTGTCGGGTGGTTTCCAGATCCGTTTGAATTTGGCGAAGGTCTTGGCGTCGGAACCGGACATGCTTTTGCTGGACGAACCGACGAACTACTTGGACATTGTTTCCATGCGCTGGCTCAGCCGCTTTTTGCGCATGTGGAAGGGCGAAGTGCTCTTGATTACGCATGACCACCACTTTATGGATGAGGTCTGCACACATACGGTGGGGATTCACCGCCACAAGATGCGCAAGGTCAAGGGAACGGTCGAAAAGCTCCGCGAGACGATTGCCGAAGAAGAAGAAGTGGCAATGCGCACGCAAGAAAACGAGCAGCGTAAAAAGGAACAGCTTGAAAAAGTCATCGAGCGCTTCCGCTACAAGGCGGCGAAGGCGGCGATGGTGCAGTCGAAGATTAAGGCTGCGGCAAAGCTTGCAACGGGCGAGCGCCTCACGCATGAACGCAACCTGGATTTCAATTTCAAGAATGCGGAATTCCCGGGCAAGCGCATGCTCCAGATTCACGGGCTGCACTTTGCGTACAAGAACGAAAACGGTTACGGTCCGGAGCTGATTTCGGATCTCGAGATGGAAGTGTTCAAGGGCGACCGCATTGCGATTATCGGTCCGAACGGTCGCGGTAAAACGACGCTCTTGAACTTGATTGCGAAAGAATTTGAACCGACCCAGGGTTCAATCAATTACAACCCGAACCTGAAGATAAATTACTTTGGACAGACGAACATCAACCGTCTGAATCTTGAAAATACGGTTGAAGAAGAAATTGCAAGTGCGATTGCGGATGTGTCGCAGAAGAGCCGTGCGCGTAGCCTTGCTGGCGTGATGATGTTCAGCGGTGACACTGCCATGAAGAAGGTCAAGGTGCTTTCGGGTGGTGAACGCAGCCGTGTGCTGTTAGGGAAGATTTTGGCGAACGAAAGCAACATGCTTTTGCTAGACGAACCGACGAACCATTTGGATATGGAAAGCATCGAGAGCTTGATCGATGCGCTCGAAGATTACGATGGAACCGCACTTGTCGTGACGCATGACGAAGAACTGCTGCATGCTTTTGCGACGCGCCTCATCGTCTTTGACGGTGGTAAGTGCCGTATCTTCGAAGGCACTTACGCGGACTTCCTTGAAAAGGTTGGCTGGGCTTCTGAAAAGAAGCCGGGCGGCGCAAACTCCGCAAACATCAAGGTCTCGAATATCGACGTCACGGACGACAAGCCCGTGAGTTCGACGCCGCGCACCAAGGAAGACCGCAGGGCGCGAGCAGACTACATTGCCGAACGCAGCAAGGTCATCAAGCCGCTCGAAAAAGAGACCGCTCGCCTCGAAGCAGAAATTGCGAAGGCCGAAGCTATCGGCGGTGAACTTGAAGCAAAACTTGTGGCTGCCTCGGAATCTGGCGACGGCAATGCGATTACGTCCATTGCAAAAGATATGGACGAAAACAAGAAGCTGACCGAAGAACTTTACGCCGCCTGGGAAAAGGCGAGTGCCGAACTCGAAGCCGCGAAAGACAAGTATAAGCTGGACTAG
- a CDS encoding TrkA family potassium uptake protein has translation MASRQFVIIGLGNSANYLARHLTSLGHDIMVIDSHPEKVQDFASMVSQAVVADSTRKKQLASIPSLTKADSVIVCIGSNLEASLLTILNLKELGVKHIIAKSSSAEHTSILEKLGVTDIFHPERDAAISLAERLNRPNMVDFLPFMEGYSIVELVCPKQFIGKTLKTLSLTHKYGVQVIAIRDPQEPTPKIGNIADVILQEDDVLFIIGPNEALDKLKD, from the coding sequence ATGGCTTCTAGACAATTCGTGATTATCGGTCTTGGGAATTCGGCAAACTACCTTGCCCGTCATTTGACGTCGCTCGGTCATGACATCATGGTCATCGACTCTCATCCCGAAAAAGTCCAAGACTTCGCCAGCATGGTCTCGCAAGCCGTTGTCGCCGACAGCACCCGCAAAAAGCAGCTCGCCTCCATCCCGTCATTAACCAAGGCGGATAGCGTTATCGTCTGCATCGGTAGCAACCTGGAAGCATCCCTCCTCACCATCCTGAACCTAAAGGAACTCGGAGTCAAGCACATCATCGCAAAGTCGAGCAGTGCCGAACACACGAGCATTTTGGAAAAGCTTGGCGTTACAGATATTTTCCACCCGGAACGCGACGCTGCCATAAGCCTTGCCGAACGCTTGAACCGCCCGAACATGGTCGACTTCCTTCCGTTCATGGAAGGCTATTCCATCGTGGAACTTGTCTGTCCCAAGCAATTTATCGGTAAAACTCTTAAGACGCTGTCGCTCACGCACAAGTACGGCGTGCAGGTGATCGCCATTCGCGATCCGCAGGAGCCAACGCCTAAAATCGGTAACATTGCAGATGTCATCTTGCAAGAAGACGACGTGCTGTTCATCATCGGGCCAAACGAAGCTCTCGACAAATTAAAGGACTAG
- a CDS encoding TrkH family potassium uptake protein: MLRSKYQMLTDSLSENIFKTRTQANPIMLVVLAYLLLIAIGTGLLSLPASTTRPIDFIEAFFTSMSAVCVTGLSVVDISSTYTDTGHWFIIVLMQLGGLGIMTASTTLILLAGMHPGFSHQSVFFSEFTQEGNIDAGRILKAVIPFTFVLELIGGTVYFTQFESMEMYDRILCSVFQAVSSFCGVGFTLFPNSLEGFQYNPVMNITTCILVLAGGFGFLAIAELRYIFDFSHKEIRRVSLHTRIATYGTIIVIVASILVFSFTEWNNLFSGHTIGENAQSVLFMAFTSRTAGLNSLNIPDLTQASLFFFIIIMFIGANPGSCGGGIKITTAAVIGLLGINRLLGREKTQVMGRTIPNNTVDKAIRIFVVAMVVIAAATLILLCTEIPSGTAYSANSTPFLKILFEVVSAYATCGLSMGLTEELTTVGKIVICCVMFIGRMGPLFLISAVAGKLQDTAYYAEEDIMVG; this comes from the coding sequence ATGCTACGTTCAAAGTACCAGATGCTCACGGACTCGCTTTCCGAGAACATTTTCAAGACGAGGACCCAGGCCAACCCGATCATGCTGGTGGTGCTCGCCTATCTTCTACTCATTGCGATTGGCACCGGGCTTTTAAGTCTCCCCGCATCCACCACTCGCCCCATAGATTTTATCGAAGCCTTTTTCACATCGATGTCTGCCGTCTGCGTCACCGGACTTTCCGTTGTCGACATTTCTTCTACATATACAGATACAGGCCACTGGTTCATCATCGTCCTCATGCAGCTTGGCGGACTCGGTATCATGACCGCATCTACAACACTTATCTTGCTTGCCGGCATGCATCCAGGATTTAGCCACCAGTCCGTATTCTTCTCCGAATTCACGCAAGAAGGAAACATCGACGCAGGTCGCATCCTCAAGGCAGTCATCCCATTTACATTTGTTCTGGAACTCATCGGCGGCACCGTCTACTTCACGCAGTTCGAATCTATGGAAATGTACGACCGCATTTTATGCTCTGTTTTCCAGGCAGTCAGTTCATTCTGCGGTGTAGGATTTACGTTGTTCCCCAACTCGCTCGAAGGTTTCCAGTACAACCCCGTCATGAACATCACCACCTGCATCCTCGTACTGGCAGGCGGTTTCGGGTTCCTTGCCATTGCAGAGCTGCGCTACATCTTCGACTTCAGCCACAAGGAAATCCGCCGCGTTTCTTTGCACACCCGCATTGCGACTTACGGCACCATCATCGTCATCGTCGCAAGCATTCTCGTCTTCTCGTTCACCGAATGGAACAACCTCTTTAGCGGACACACCATAGGCGAAAACGCACAATCCGTATTATTCATGGCGTTCACAAGCCGCACGGCAGGACTCAACTCCTTGAACATTCCTGACCTCACGCAGGCATCGCTCTTCTTCTTTATCATCATCATGTTCATCGGCGCAAACCCTGGTAGCTGTGGGGGTGGCATCAAGATTACGACCGCAGCAGTCATCGGGCTTTTGGGCATAAACAGACTCCTCGGCAGAGAAAAGACTCAAGTCATGGGTCGCACCATCCCGAACAACACCGTCGATAAGGCAATTCGAATTTTCGTCGTCGCCATGGTTGTGATTGCTGCGGCAACGCTCATTCTCCTCTGCACCGAAATTCCCTCCGGCACAGCCTACTCCGCCAACAGCACGCCATTCCTCAAAATTCTGTTCGAAGTCGTGAGCGCTTATGCCACATGCGGACTTTCGATGGGACTTACCGAAGAACTCACCACGGTCGGGAAAATCGTCATCTGCTGCGTGATGTTCATCGGACGAATGGGACCATTGTTCCTGATTTCGGCAGTCGCAGGCAAGCTTCAGGACACCGCTTATTACGCCGAAGAAGATATAATGGTCGGTTAA
- the aroC gene encoding chorismate synthase yields the protein MSSTFGKIFSVTTWGESHGPAVGAVLDGCPAGLPITEEMIQAELNRRRPGQGKLTTPRNEKDTVKILSGVFEGKTTGTPISFVVFNEDQHSKDYADIAKWYRPGHADLCYDLKYGFRDYRGGGRSSARETIGRVAAGAVAKAFLKTVAGTEFLSWVSSVGTVDGTTPDLNTLTLDQIEASPVRCPDADASAKMEQAILEAKSKGDSIGGTVALLVKNVPAALGEPVFDRLDALLAQAMLSIPACKGFEIGSGFAAARMHGSEHNDEIYVEGNTYHTRTNNAGGSLGGISNGEPIYCRMAFKPTATISQLQKTAGRGYENGELAAKGRHDPCVAVRAPVIVESMAALVLADLYLQQKRNCL from the coding sequence ATGTCAAGCACGTTTGGAAAGATATTTTCTGTCACAACATGGGGTGAATCCCATGGTCCTGCTGTCGGAGCCGTCCTCGATGGATGCCCCGCCGGCCTCCCAATCACCGAAGAAATGATTCAGGCAGAACTGAATCGCAGGCGCCCGGGCCAGGGCAAACTGACGACTCCCCGTAACGAAAAAGATACGGTGAAGATTCTTTCTGGCGTTTTCGAAGGCAAAACAACTGGCACGCCCATCTCGTTTGTCGTATTTAATGAAGACCAGCATAGCAAGGACTATGCCGACATCGCCAAGTGGTACAGACCGGGGCACGCAGACCTCTGCTACGACCTCAAGTACGGGTTCCGCGATTACCGAGGCGGAGGCAGAAGCTCTGCCCGCGAGACCATCGGTCGCGTAGCCGCAGGCGCCGTCGCGAAAGCATTCCTCAAGACCGTCGCAGGTACGGAATTTCTCTCGTGGGTTTCTTCCGTCGGTACAGTCGATGGAACTACGCCCGACTTGAACACACTAACGCTTGACCAGATTGAAGCTTCCCCCGTCCGCTGCCCGGATGCTGACGCCAGCGCCAAGATGGAACAGGCTATCCTGGAGGCGAAGTCCAAGGGCGATAGCATCGGTGGGACCGTAGCGCTTCTCGTGAAAAACGTTCCGGCAGCCCTCGGCGAACCGGTATTCGACAGGCTTGACGCCCTCCTTGCTCAGGCAATGCTTTCCATACCGGCATGCAAGGGATTTGAAATCGGCAGTGGCTTTGCTGCAGCACGCATGCACGGCAGCGAGCACAATGATGAAATTTACGTAGAAGGCAACACCTACCACACGCGTACAAACAACGCGGGTGGTAGCCTTGGCGGCATCTCTAACGGTGAACCGATTTACTGCCGCATGGCATTCAAGCCGACCGCCACGATTTCGCAGTTGCAAAAGACCGCCGGCCGCGGTTACGAGAATGGAGAACTTGCCGCCAAGGGAAGGCACGATCCTTGTGTTGCCGTCCGCGCTCCCGTGATTGTCGAAAGCATGGCAGCCCTCGTCCTTGCCGACCTCTACCTGCAGCAAAAACGCAACTGCTTGTAA